AAATTGTTATCAGAGAGGTCTAGTTGTTGCAAAGAGGAGCAGTTCAATAGCTCTAAGGGAAACTTGCCTGACAGATTGTTTTGATGTAGGAAAAGTTGCTGCAGATTCGAATTCTGGAGGCAGAAATTGCTTGGAATGCTACCCGTCAGAAAATTATTAGACAAGACCAAAGTTTCAAGATTCTTCAATTGGGCACTGAAAAGGCTAATGGGACCTGAGAGAGAGTTTACTGATAAGTCTAGCTTTTCAAGTTGAACCAAGTGATTGAGCTCCAATGGAATTTGGCCACTCAATTTATTTCCAAGCAGATTCAAGTACTTCAAGTTGGAGAGATGGCTTAACTTGACAGGGATTGCTCCAGAAAGGCTGTTATTGGCCAAATTCAATACTTGCAGTGATTTAAGGCTTCCCATTGAAGCAGGGATTTCTCCTTCAAGCCTGTTGCCTGATGCTGCAAAGTTTTGTAGCCTTTTGCAGCCACGAAGCTCGTCTGGTATGAGGCCACTGAGACTGTTCTTCTGCAAGTCAAGTGACACCAGATGCTTCAGCTTACCAATCTCAACTGGAATGCTTCCATTGAATAGACAAGAAGCAAGACCCAAAACTGTCAACTCAGTCAAGTTGCCAATACTTGGTGTAATTTCACCTGATAACTGGTTATCTCCTATTCTAAGGACTAGTAATTTCTTCAAAGAGAATATTTCTTCAGGAATCTTACCAGagataaaatttgaataaagaAGCAGTATCTTCAAATTCTGAAGCTTTCCAAGCTCCGAAGGAATCGAGCCAGTGAGGAAATTTGAGGATAAATCAAGAGTTTCAAGCGAAGTAAGATGCCATAGCTCAGGCGAAACGGAACCTGATAGTCCCGAATTGGATAGATtcaagcccacaacatggcttTGCTCATGTGAACACGTAAGTCCATTCCAGTTACACATATGAGCTCCTGGAGACCAGCTATCAAGAACTCCTAAAGGATCAAGCAGTTCAGATTTTATTCTCAGAAGCCAAAAGGAGTCAGTTGAATTGTCTCCACCAGGAGCAGGAGAAGCAGCTAGAACAGCAAAAACCATAGCTGAAAACAGCATCAACAGAGAAACTTGAATGCTACCCATTTCAAGTTTCATCACAATGATGGGAGTATCAGATGCTCGTTTTGAAATATCTAGTATTGCCCCTTGGCCAGCTCAGTTCCATATCgaaagagaaaaataagaagCAACGAGCAAGAGAAGCCCAAGTTGAACACAACTAGCAAGACAAGAAAGAAGAGATGAAATGGGAATTAAAGGAGGGAATTTGAACGagacataataaataaaaaaagattcaAACTGCTGGGATCatgaaagttttgaagtttgtaGAGTGGGGTTGAAGAAACGTATGCTGATCATCATTTGGTATGGAAAAGTTGACAATAATGCATTAACAGCGTAATTAAGCTTTTGACTCGTGGTAGTCTCTTTTCACCTTTTCTCTAAGTTCTgcaaaaatgatttttttttctgtaatttttaaaaaattttctctgAGTCAATCATGGAAAGCGAGTACCATGAATTACCTGTGAGATGGGAAAACGAATGCAGATAAGATAAAGTGATGGGTATGTTGAATAGTGAAATACCCACTTAACCACACGTGCCCAAATAGAATAATACTACAAAGCCAGGGTCTTTCTAGACATTTTACAGTCATAATATTGTTTTTCAGGAATCCACAAGAATTGTCCAAAAGATTAAGTAGAATTTGACTTTGTAGGAGATACAGTCACTCAAAATTCAGCAATAGTCAAATTAAAATAGGTCTAAACCCATTATCTTACCCAATATTACAGGATGCTTCCTGGATTCACAAGGGTCAGATAAAGATGATCCACTTAGATTAACAATTTCTTGATGTTGAAAAGCAATCAGAATAATTTGATCAGGCTTGCCTTGGAATAAATGGCTAGAAATGATTTGTCTTCAATGGGTTTATGATGATATTCTTGAATGTATCAGTAAAATAGTTTATTTTCTTAACCTTTTCCTCTCTGAACTTATGTGGGTGGTTGAATGCATGCATTGAATCTGAACGATTCCAAAATTTTCTACTAAATTATATTCTGTGTTGAAATTTTCGTGAAGAGTCCAGATATCAAATCTCTTCTCTCTCTACCTAATACCCAATTGAATACAGGAAGAAAACAGAAGAGCAAAACAACCCCATCAATTTTTACAGCAGAAAACCAAAGTAGTTGATGATATTCAAAACCACAAAAGAGTCAAGGCCATGTGCTTTGGGCGTTACGCAATTAAGAACTCCTCCATGGGTCCAGTTACGTCTGTATTTAACTAGAGAGAGAATTTCTAGAATACTATTAGAAGGATTCTTCTAAAAAAGaaccaaaacatgcaaggaCAAGGGAGTTCACTTAACATTTTGGCAGGAAATTAGCTTAGCTTCTAGTGGTTGCTCTCTAGCTTTCAACTTTGCTTAACCTTTGGGGACCTTTAGTAGAGACAACCGATATGAATGAAACATCCAATAGCATTTATCCCATCAATGTTTTCTAGGCATGGAAGCCAAGTACTTACCACCACCTTTTGCTTTTGCAAAGAAGCAAATATTGCCAAATGCCATAGCCACCTTTTCATTGGACCTCTCTCTCTTTCTACGCATGCAATGCATTGACATTTGACAGTGTAAAAGACATTCTCTTTTGTGCATATCTGACGTgcaattttttactattatctAACAACAAaagttaaattgaaaaaaaaaaaagaatggagACATTAGATTCCAATCAAAACTCATACGTTAAACAAATAGATCATTCTAAGAGAATTTCCAAGCTCCTACCCAATCAAAGCCTTCTTTAGGCTGATCTCTTTGTAGAAAGAATAAGGTGGTTATCAATGAAAAGGTGGGGTAGttatgtttaaaaattaaaagacaaAGATCAACCAATTGAGAGAAGGAATGTAAGACAACAAGGAGATACAACCaaagaaaaagataaattattgaAGGAATGACACAACAAGAAAGATGATGTTACTAAATttaatctgaaaaaaaaaagcctcAATCAAGTCTGGTTATATAGAAACAtccattcaaaaaataaataaacaatcaaCCTTGAAGCAAGAATAATGTTCAATGCTACCATTTTAAGCAGAGAAATAGGCAAATAGCTCTAACCAAGAACTTGAAGGCAGGGTAGGTGCACCGACTTTGGTGGGTCATCTGATCAGTAGAACCCATGAGTTCTACTTATCGGAGAGGGAACTACTGACCCCTATTGGTGCACCTCTTTCACTTTTTGTGAGCCACTCATAGCCGAAGTACTACAACTGAATTCCAAATGCTAATAATGCCAGATGGTCCTCTCTTCATTATGCTTGTAGCAACAATGCTTGATTATGTTAATCTACCCAGTTAAGAGTAAGCCTCCATGCTTTCAAATTTTTGGATCCTTGATCGCTAGGCTTGTCACACTTAAAATAAGACATGGCTGATCAATTAACAGTTGCTAAGGTGCACCCATGAAGGAGTGCACCAATTTAACCAAGTAACTAAACCGTTTAGACCTATTATTCTGCCTATCTAGTCTCACCCAGCCTGTCCAATACAACTAAAAATTATTGTATTGAACAAAGTTTTCAAGCCAGGTCTGAGCCCAATCATCGCACCCTTGTCTAAGACCAAAGGAGTTAGGAGAGGCCCTAGGCCCATGAAGGAACAAATCAATATAATGTTCTTTTTAACCATAGCCagcaattttaagtatttaataactcatgaaaacatctAAAGCAACACACGATAAAAAGTGGACGAGAGACATATCTCAAGGAAGTCCACAAATTTgcattttaaataactaaagagCAACTAATCAACCAAGTAATTAGCCAGAAACTAGAAAGTTAAAAGAAACCAAAAACAAGGGCAACAAACACAAACATGATGAGGATCATAACATACTAGGAAAACCCTGAAAAGTATTCTAAACCCAAAACCGAGCAGAAGGTGAGATTCTCAGTAAAAAGCAGAAAAGAAGTAAAAATACTTGAAGGCACTTTAAAGCCTCCATTGGTAAACAAAAGCAGTAAAAAATATTGTAGAATATTCACTTAATGAATAGGAGCACAAATGATAACAGTAGCAAACTGCATAACATCCTAAAACTTCTGAAAGAATTCAGAAATATGAAGaatcaataaaagaaaaatatagacTACAGCTGCCTATGGCTGCTAACAGAAGCCAAATGCCATCTAGCATTCTCATCGAAGGAACAGAACACTTAACAAAAATTAGCAGAAATCATAGTATTCAACAAATATACTTTTATACTTGGCATCTTCATTCAAGTAATCCCGCTGCAAGTCACAACCTTCTACTACGCTTTGGAAAAGGTAGATGCTCTGATGTCCACTCAGTTTCAAAATCTCACCAACCAAAACCATATTTAAAAGGACTTAAAACCTCTACATGAAAAGATTACCTGAACAAATTAGCAACTAGACGTCTCTACAACGATGGGGGTGTCAATTTTACCAATTCTTAAACTAATATTGAATATCACTCGGCAGTCCCGCCAGTGGATGGGTAAAACTTCATAAGGAAGCTTGAGAGTGACCAAATGCAGATGACACCAAGGAATTGAAGGACATTCAAAAGTGTACCCAAGGAGCTGCTTATTTCCAAATTGTGTGAGGTCATTTCAGCTCCTTTAACTGTGAATGATAGGGCTGTCACCAGTTGAGCTGCTCTATTCAGTTGGTGCAATCTATAAACCTGTTAATCACAAAGAACATCCCACATTTAGACCATCTATTAAATAAGAGAAAGTTAAATGATAATTCTTTTTTATGAAACTGCTCAAATTTATTGAGATGAAGCATGTTCATCATACAGAGCATAAGTATCTAAAACCAAGAAAATCAAAGGGCATAaagatttctttttcttccattCTCCTAATGCAAAACAGAGGAACTCCCAGAAAAAATGGTCTGAAAGACATAAGAGCAGTTAGCTCCTTACTTGAAAGATTATTGGAATGACAGGCCATGAAGGTGACTTCCGATATCTTGCATATTGCTCAAATGCAAACTGAACAACAATACCAACAAGGTAAGGAGCAAGGGTTGCAGAAGCAGCTGGGCCAGTCCATGGCCATACCAAGCCCATTGTCACCATAGGAATTATAAGACTGAGTACCAAGGCAGCAACAGAAGAAATTCGTTGTCCCATGGAGGCCAGTGTTGTGCCACCATTTTCAGCAGATTCCAGTTCCACTGGCCTCCTTAAGTGGTCTATGAGCAAAAGAAAAATTGCAACACCACAGTAGAAAAGAGCTTCTGTGAAGAACAGTATTAGGAAATCTGCAGATAGGGAACAATGAACTGTTTATagcaaggaaaataaaatatctgGCAATAAGAGcataatagaaaagaaaaattcaatcGAAGCAGCAAAGTAATAGATAAATGTGATACACAAGGACTTTAACAATATTACAGCCAACTATTCCTGAACCTGCCAAGGGTTATACTACCTATAGCCACTATTTCACATCTGATCTACACTGAACCAAAATTTAAACCGGTTCTTAAAACTTCCAAATATGTCTCAATAGACATAACCATTGGCCACATATGACCTTAAGGAAAATTTATTTCCTAGACTGCACTGGCTTGTTTGTGGGTCTTGGTTAGGTCAGGCTGGTTGGCTCCATAAGCCCATGAAAGACTTGGTCTTCAACTTTCATCCATTTCTTGTTAAATACTGTGCGTTTCTTTCTAATATTCCCTGTCCAATCACCACAATATTATACAAATTCCAACTTCATTAAATCATCTTTCAAATCCAATATTCTATTATTCAACATTCAATAATATTCAGATTCAGGCAGGCCATCTCCCAGAATAGAATTTCTGGTATCTTCAGATAAAATCCTTTGCCTCTCATCTTCCCTATTTGTTAGCATCCACTATGACTTCTCTTTTGCACTTAGCATCAAAATTTTATAGTAGCCACTCGTACACAACATAAACGCAATGACCATACCAAATATCACATAAATCTCCTTCaatttagtaaaatataataaatgaaaattgaaaaaccAACCTCTtgcaaaaaaaaatttgtatgtTTATGTTCTTCTGTGCATCATTCATTCTATTTACTCACTTGTTTAAAGCTTGTCATCTCTAAAATTTACAACTCACCAAAAGAAGAGATTATCATTAAAAAGAGAGCGATAATGTGAAAGATGGGAATTCACCTGTAAGCAAAGAGTCCTCAAATACTGTGGAAAGTATTCTCCGCAAATATAGTGAGGGGAAAATAAAAGAGGCTACAAGGACAGCGGGACCCACAAACCATAATAGCCTGCTCTTGTCCTTTTGCACATCAGATTTAATGACTACGCCTTCTGTCTTATAAGGTCTATTATAAAATGAAAGTAAACCTGGTTTTCCATCAGTTCCTGAAGAGTGATCAAGTGACCTGCTTATGGGAGAGAAAATTTCAGCAGTAGAAttatcatcttcatcttctgGCTCCAATTCATCTGACTTGACCTCATTGTATTGTGTGTGGTCTTGAGGAGTTGCATAAAGCACATTTTGTCTTGCGAAATTTCCTCTCAATTTTACTGTGCCACCTATGAATTGGCAAAGGTTGACTACTCACAGTACCAGAAGAATACAATTAGAGGACATAATAAGAGCAGTGACAATAAGTTCAGAACTTTACATAGAACTCACAAAATCAAAAGTAGAATATCTCAGGTATAGAGTGATGTAGAACTATCTTAATATCTTAACAGGAGAAATCAAACCTGTCAATAAATGTATGAAGGCTCCACAAGTTTACCTTTACCATTTCTAAGCTTCTGAGAATTATGATGCAGTTCAACTTTTAATCTTTTCACCAAGCTGAGCTGGACAATGAAGTATAGCAGTGATAAATGTCAGAAAATTTTCAAAGAACTTTTCATATAGGGCATTCTGAGGTAATTATCATGTAATATAGCACAAATAGTGAATAAAAttcattgaaaaatattaattcaaGCATCAATCGCTTTTAAGTGAAAACTTTCAAACAGAATAAAGCACCAATTTAGAAGCCAGATAATAGAATAATTCATGACAGCAAGTTAATTTACAAGTAAAAGTCCAGCAACaaactatatatgaaaaaacaAAAAGGTGTAAACAAATTCATGACATAGAATCATACGACAAAAGCTTGTGAGAACATATAAGCAATTActttaagaattaattaaagGAAGGCTGAGTAGGTTTCTTcctaatttaatgaaatatcaaGAAGGTAACCAGCCAAATCGTGTTGACTTATAATGTGCACTAACATTCTGTGTTATCGTACCATCCATTAAAAGCAGTGAAAGTAAATGCAAACATATGGAACTACCGTGCTTCTAAATTTCAGATGACAAGACAAGGTATCAATTCCAAGATTTACAGTACCAAGGATCTTGAGGACATCAAATTACTTTTTGCTGCAACTTGCCTTCTGATGATCTAAATAATCTTTAATGgtaataaagaataaaatatgCTCAAAACAAAGCCAAATAGAGAAAAGAATAACTAGCTTTCGATTGTGGCTTCATCTTGATATAAGTTGATTAGAGGAGAAATAGTTCTTTTGTTTTCAACAACTAGAAACAATTGATATGAAACTTCAATACAGAAGAATGACATCCTTCATAGTAGGAAAAGATTCAACAAATGAGTCCTCTATATTCTCCTTATACACATGCACACACAATCACCAACTATGAATCCTAGCATGCTcaagcaagaaagaaaaaaacaaattttATGCAACAGGCAGTAATTAATAGTTGGCAAGTTCAAAATAGATAATTATGGTTCCTACAATAACCCATTCAAAATAGGAATAGCTACCCAAAAGCCTATACTAACAAGAGTGTTATATCAATTGcgaattctttaaaataaaaatgagaacAGGCATACAGCAATTCCTCTAACTAACTCCAAAAACTTTGGATGACCTTGAGAACCAAACAAGCATCCCAAGACTCTAAAAATAATATGAGCCTTTTACAATACTTGCACACCTGGTGTCCTACACTTCCAGTTGTAACTTCACACTGATGAGTCAGCCCTACAATCAATCGTctttcataaattaaataacCTGATCTTAGTTTGGGGACCTCACTATTAAACTAAACTATTTTGATGCCACAATGTCAACAAAATAGAAATCCATAATACATTATTGACCATGATAACCTAGAAACTGAAACATGTATATTTACATATTATCTTTAACGATCATTAGATGTTGCGTCTAACATCCAAACACATGCAAGCTTCGCCTAAAGAGAGAACATAAGGTACACACCTCATTCTCTTGCAGGTGTATAGGGTAATATTTCCCTAGGAACCCTTAATAGCTTCCTCATTGTTATTTAGTGTCACTTCTGaaatcagtttttttttttttaaatttctcttCATTCTAATTTTTCCTTCATATGAAGCCTATCATACCAACGTCGCCAAGACAAATCAACCAGTAAAATTTTAGCACTTCTAtagaaaattcaataaaatgTACATTGTTCAATCAAGTAATACATCTCATTAAGCAACAATTATTCGATGGACTGCAGTTAACAAATTGTGATCAATTTACAGCGAATAATTCATTTCTCTTGCTGTGACTATATAATCTAAAGAACAGCATAATGCCTTCTTTTTTTACTATTGATGAAACCACTTGGAAAAGCAAAGGTAAATGTACCGCCTACTAGAAAATCATAGCATCTCCGCTCGAGCCATGGATAGGCCACAGTTAAAGTTCTAGCCAACCATTAATGATGTCGCTAGAACCAAAAGTAGCCAATACACAAACAATAAAAATCGAATTCCACAGCCTTTGTTAAATGTTGTTAGCCACCAACAACATTTAACTTGTATACACCAATAACACATTTCAGCAATGCTAAAAAAAATCAAGAGAAAGAGTTGTAATAGACGAACAAAAGAATACCTGGGAGCTTTTCTTTGGTgtaaaagaataaaatgaaGTGGGAACGCAGGAAAATGAAGAAGAACCGACGTTAGCAGCCATGTAAATATATCTATCTGGTTGCGCAGCAGTCTATATAGCGGGGTTGACTATTTTAACGCAAACTCAATTGAATTTGAAGAGAATTTATAGCTACCCATATGAGGATTTTCTCAGGGGAAGGAAAAGAATGATGGGAAATTTGAGGAATCTGAGGATGCTTTGGAGTTTCTGAAGTAGGAGCAGCGAGGGAGCGAGAGACAAGTGTGGCTTGGTTTATATCATCTGGGCTTAAATAGAGCAGTGGAATTTAGACAATCCGAAGTCTTCTGTGGGCCTATCAATGCATTCCATATTTTACTGatgttttttccttttattatttttcataatttgtgACTAATTTTTGGAAGCAATACAAGAGTCAAGAGAATGTAATAAAAATTGATCCACTGCTCAAATTTGCTGATTGAAACTTGAATTGAATCATTGGATGGGCCTTTGCACACGCACTAGCTTAGTCAATAAAGATAGCGCCGAACTCTTTCTGCTTTTGTTGTATAGGTGAAACTCACAATTGAGGCCCAAACAAATTCGTGCTGGACAACACATTTCTTTCACCAAACATTCTACTTGAACATCTTGTTAACTCAACGTTAGTAAACATTCTCAGAAAACAAACACGTTTTCCCATTTCTAGTCTTCAATTGTTCAAATAATCCAATATACAAGCAAACCCAAAATGAAAGTCACTGTTCATAGATTCTTAATAAACCAGATGACAGGGAGAAAATATCAATGAAAGCCAAATATAATATAGCTCAACAATGTTGATGCAATTCCATGGGTTTAATGGAACCTCAAAGATCACAATACAAAAAGAAACAAGATGATTGGAATCTTCCGCAGGAATGCCCTACAAAATAAGAGAAGTTTGAAAATGTACTTTTGTTGTGATCCTCCACTTGCTGAACGCATGAGAAGAATCCCAGTCTAAAATGGGGTTTGCCAGCTCTATTTCAAAAATCTCGAACTCCTCCAACATTTTCTTGTATAAACTAACCTGAACACTTTACCCTCACCTAAAACTTAAAAATCACCAATTTAAATCAGATTAGCCCTCTTCAAAAATCTGAGAGTCCTACAATAATAAGGCCATATAGATTCCACAAAATCAAGGTACTTATCCATGAACCACTCTTTCATCTTTTCCCTTGATAGCTCTTTGTAGTCAAGGTTCTTAATACTCGCAACAGGCTGGAACACACGAGCTTGTACAGCTTGTTTAAGCTTCCCCTGAGAAATATACACCGCATAGTAAGTAGGTAAATTCTTGATTAGCTTAACCGTCTGCTTAAAGCTGAAGACATAGAGAGCCCACAAAACTCGGAACATCTTGATGTAGAATGCAACAATTAGTGGCCCCAAAATCCACAGAGGAGTCAACTCCTTTGACACATCAACCCCATAAATGACATTCACTGCAAGGTACAGGGGGATGCTGCAAATACAGCAAAGTAATTAGAAGCAGCGAAAAATTCGTACGACATGATAACATAAGGGTAAAGCTGCTATCATCTAGAAGTAAATCTTGCACGCAGCAGTGAAGGGCAGTGTTCTCAGTTGGTTATTACAATCCAATGCCAGTTCtggaagaaataaaatattaacaacTCCATAATTCAAAGTGGTGGAGTACAGCAATATAAAATCGTCCA
This Manihot esculenta cultivar AM560-2 chromosome 6, M.esculenta_v8, whole genome shotgun sequence DNA region includes the following protein-coding sequences:
- the LOC110617173 gene encoding uncharacterized protein LOC110617173 isoform X2, which encodes MAANVGSSSFSCVPTSFYSFTPKKSSQLSLVKRLKVELHHNSQKLRNGKGGTVKLRGNFARQNVLYATPQDHTQYNEVKSDELEPEDEDDNSTAEIFSPISRSLDHSSGTDGKPGLLSFYNRPYKTEGVVIKSDVQKDKSRLLWFVGPAVLVASFIFPSLYLRRILSTVFEDSLLTDFLILFFTEALFYCGVAIFLLLIDHLRRPVELESAENGGTTLASMGQRISSVAALVLSLIIPMVTMGLVWPWTGPAASATLAPYLVGIVVQFAFEQYARYRKSPSWPVIPIIFQVYRLHQLNRAAQLVTALSFTVKGAEMTSHNLEISSSLGTLLNVLQFLGVICIWSLSSFLMKFYPSTGGTAE
- the LOC110617173 gene encoding uncharacterized protein LOC110617173 isoform X1, with the protein product MAANVGSSSFSCVPTSFYSFTPKKSSQLSLVKRLKVELHHNSQKLRNGKVNLCQFIGGTVKLRGNFARQNVLYATPQDHTQYNEVKSDELEPEDEDDNSTAEIFSPISRSLDHSSGTDGKPGLLSFYNRPYKTEGVVIKSDVQKDKSRLLWFVGPAVLVASFIFPSLYLRRILSTVFEDSLLTDFLILFFTEALFYCGVAIFLLLIDHLRRPVELESAENGGTTLASMGQRISSVAALVLSLIIPMVTMGLVWPWTGPAASATLAPYLVGIVVQFAFEQYARYRKSPSWPVIPIIFQVYRLHQLNRAAQLVTALSFTVKGAEMTSHNLEISSSLGTLLNVLQFLGVICIWSLSSFLMKFYPSTGGTAE